TTCTACTTTAAGGTGCTTGATTACTTGTTACTTCCACCACGTGTCTTACTTATaagttgggtacttacaaacgttttaaGACTTTTAGGCATTCAAATATAACCAGGGTAGTTTGCTCTGTGGCTGTTCAGTGATTTTAGAAGATTTTTAAGGCGTATCGAATCTCCACTTGGGGAAAATTACTATGCGTGTTATTAGCCTGGTGTCAGCTCTGACTCGCGTTGCTTCCACCCGCTGTAGCTTCCCTAGGCGCCTGGAGATGAAGTCACTACccttgccttacgcgtttcgtctccTGTAATCAAGCACCTTAAAGTAGAATTTTGGGAgagtgtggaactacaactaccaACAACCCGCTACACTTAAATTctctttatgctgcattcttatttctcctagcttttagcgctgactcatacagactgttatattctactgtatatgtgtttgCTTATGTTATCATGAATTTCTTTGATTCATACATTATGTCGAAGCATTTTTTCTCTTACCAGGACAAGGTTGCCAGCACAGAAGAGCAGCGGCATATGCTCTCTCTACTTTTAGAGCCACGGAGTCTCCTTGTGGTACGCGAAGAGCTGTACACTAGTTATCTGCATGGCATTTGTCCAAGGACCTCAGACACACTGAGCCCGATGGTAGCGAACTTAGGAAATTCTACAGCACATGCTGGGGACACATTACAAAGGGGTACTCGTGTGTCACTAACCATTAGATTTGTTCCCAAAGTGCTAAAGACCTCACTTCTTTTGGGTAAGGGGCGGTAAGTTTATCTGCAAAGCTATTTTGCTACTGGATATGGAATTCATTGGTTTGGGTTGGGTAAGGAGCTCAAAATATATAAAGAACTAAATATTCTTGATGAAGGCACTTTTCTCCCAGGATGAACACCATGAGCCTAcaagattaaataaaatagtttgtttTACCATTACAATGTGTGCTGCTCAATGTTTTATTCTTTGTTCACAGTTTGGTTCTGCTGTAGGTATAAAAACTAATAGACAGTGCGCTTTGCATTACTACAGAGGCCTGTCAGCATAGAATTAGTGTAGGGTTGGGAACAGAAGTTACATGTAACTGTAGTGTACATGTTTGTGCTTAGTGGATCAGAACAAAATGGATGTGTATACACTAAGCTGAAAATATTGTAGTGAGTTTGAAGAAACCATAACCTTAATACCTGAATATTTAAGCACTGCTACTGCTTTCTACCCTGGATTAGAGATCTGGTGCAATTCACCTGGCACAGTGCTGTAAGCCATAAGCTTTCTACTACCTTACCTCCCTTGCCAAAATAGATGTCCCTTTGCTTTCCCTCCTGTAACACTCTATGGCCAAGCACAGGCAGTGCTACATACAGAGCGTGATGCAACTCTGCATTCCACTAATCTGCCCTAGTAgccacatctgccaccacccttaacaGCACAAGGTGCTTGTTATTTGCACCTAACTtcatttttgtaaatgagcctgtaTGCTTGTAAAACAGAGCAGTGTGTTTGTGTAGTGACTGTATAGCAGCATGTGCATGAGTACTACGCTATGGTGCCGTGTTGTGCTGGTTGCAGAAACCCCAATCCCCCTGATGCACAGGATGAGGACATTGTGGAAATACAAAGTGATGCCTGGTGTATAACACAGTGAATTTTGTACCACAATAGTTTAGGTTCAGAAAAGAAAGTGTGCATGTTATGATGAGTAACAGCCGCTGCAAATTGTAAAACAATGCTTCATTCTATATGTAGGGAGAACAGGGCTCTGCAGGTTGAATACAGAGCTGTTTATATTATGAAGAAATACCTGTCATGTTTGCAGAACAGAGGcttttctctgtttttatttgttgCGTAGTCTGCTTTACAAACAGTGAGGAAATACAGTAAGTGCCAGTATCCCAGCACCACCTTGCTTTGATCCTGAGCAGCATTCTACTTAACAATAACAGCTAACAAAACAGTCCTCTCTTTCAGATGGGAATGCAGGGTGTGAGGGGATGCATTTGTACTCCTTGAGAGACTGTACCCTGCAGATATCGCTGCCAGTATAAAGGCATTTCCTTGGCATGGCCTGACACGTTTCAGCTGCAGTTACAGGTTTGGAAGATCATGTAACAATTCCAGGGAATCTTGACAATCTAACACTTTGTTAATCTGGGAGATCAGTAGGGCAAATGGGAAGCCATCTGGCCCAGCTGGTAATAATTCTACTTCATgtcaatgtatttaaaaaacaatagtaATTATAGGAATggactagtacaggtatgggacctggggttttccggataactgatctttctgtaatttgggtcttcatgccttaagtctactagaaattcatttaaacattaaataaaccaaataggcttccaataaggattaattatgtcttattgggatcaagtacaagctactgttttattattacagtgaaaaaggaaatcattttttaaaaatttggattatttggataaaatggagtctatgggagacagccattctgtaattcggagctttctggatatcgggtttcctatacctgtatattttttttcctggtagACAAGGAGACTTGCATCTTTTTGGGAGGAACTCCATGGATGATTTTGGAACGAttcgacgcgctgcgcaaaaatgcaggcgtcaaatcaGATGTGACGGAAATGAGCGTTGATATgacagcatctgcatccgacagtcgtgacgcgtcagatcaacgctacgacaccatccgacaatgcattcacttaccttatttccgtcacatcctatttgacgcctgcgtttttgcgcagcgtgtcggattgctccaaaatcgtccgtggagttcctccctgtCTCAGCAGCAATTTTTCTGTTCCCTCCATGGCAAGGAAATAGAAACATGTTCAAATCACCCCGTTTGCCATTATCCTACGGGACTTCTGTTAAATGTCAAAATTTTCTTACCAGGGAACTGCTATCATTCTGGAACAGACAGTCTCTGCCTTTtcattttactttgagggttagtattaattaataaaatccgacagtcggatcgcgtcggatcaacgctgcgacaccgtGCGACAActctatctcttgccttatttttgttgcatgcgacaaTTCGCAGCAcatcggatcgcgccaaaatcgctcgtggagtcctaccttGAGGctacttaaaaatatttaaaatattaacccaataggattgttttcaataaggattcattttatcttagcttAGATCAAGTACACGGCGCTATTTAacaagtacagagaaaaaaggaaatgatttttaaaaatttgagtttgattataatggagtcaattgAAGATGCCCTTGTGTATTTttcaggtttctagataacaggtttttggataactgatccaaaacctgtatatatactgtagttaaggGCACATGGGTATCTCCTGTATACAAAGCAGGGATTTAATTCCCTGGAAACTGCTTATTCCACCAGAGACCTCCCCCTTGCGTATATTCACTTTCATTTAATGTCTCAGACTCACCTTACCCATCCCAAAAGCCACTGAAAGATTTTGTTCAGCTCCTGCATTAAAATTATGGTGTAATACTTATGGTCAGTCTTAGAAATGGTGCCAGTtttgagagcttttttttttttttgcacagaatatCTACTTTTCTCCCAAGTTGTTTCCCATTACTAACGTTTGGCCGTTTTACAGATACCTTTCCCTCTGAAACACTCCCTTTAATAGTCTCTGTTTCCTGGGGAACCGTTGGCAGCCAGTATTTGCTTGTGGTTCATTTTTGCATGTTACGTCAGCTTTTACGTGCAGCAGTGGTTTTCTAAGCTTCACAAAGCTCTCTGAATTGGTTTCATTCTGCAGGTGAGTCGACTAATGGAGGAGGGAAGGTGAAAGAAGGGCTGGATCCTCCTCTCACCTGGGGGCAGGTAACCTGACTCCATCTAGGGTGTGACTGTCTGGATCCCTCCCTGAAGGTGATAGGCATAGGACAAGACGTGAAATGTCAACAGAACATTCTTATATGAGCATCCCCTCACGTACTTACAGATGGATTGATTCTTACCCGTTTACAGGTAACTGCTGACCAGAGCATGGGAAAGGAATAGCAAGGTTCTTACTTCAGGCATTTAGGAGAAAAATATACTAGGGTTACAGGAAGAGATGGTAAGCTCAAACCAGGAATAAAGCCATTATATGGGATTTGCTGAAACCTCACGTTCTGTTTCTCAGCATACTGTAATCTCTTCAGGAAACAAACTTCATTAGAGACATGAATATAACCGTACATGTAGTAAGACATGAAGGTACAATTTCTAGAGTGACTGAATTTGAAATGATGGGCTATTTGTTGTTTGAGAGAGATAAAGTTGCCTCTTATTGGCATTTTATGTTACACAtacttgtatgtatattttacaatGTGGCGTCTTGTCTGTGAGCCACTTAGACAGATTGCAATCCTGCAGATATCGTATGTATTCGTTGTTATGAAGAAGCATGCAAGTGTGAGGCATGTAGGGTGAACGTTCTCTGTTGTGTGTTACATCACTACACATTACAAATAAGGAGctattatttttacattctgtatactatttattttatatctgtgtgttaattatagggatgcaccgaatccaggattcagcctttttcagcaggattcggccgaatccttctgcctggctgaaccaaatccgaatcctaatttgcatatgcaaattaggggtggggagtgaAATTgtctgactttttgtcaaaaaaacaaggaagtaaaaaatgttttcctttcccacccctaatttgcaaattaggattcggttcggtattcggtcgaatcttacatgaaggatttgggagttcggccgaatccaaaatagtggattcagtgcatccctagttaattagGTGTGGTGTTCTAACTTAAATCCTGTTTGGTTAGTGTCTGTAAGCTTTACTTACTGTAGTTTCGTTCTTTGCAGCCGAGCTTTTGCTTTTATTAATAGTGCACTCTGTGTTTGTTTGGAGATCTGTTTTACTTGAGCATATGGAAGCTGACAGGCATCAAATATATCCCTAAAATAACAGTCTGTTGTTTTTTCATGCTAGCACTTCTGAACTTGTTCTGCTGTCCTTACTGAACTCACACCGGCAGTAAATCTCTGTAAAGACATTGTTAAAAGACCAATACTGTCATAAATACTACTGTCAATCATTGTTGACAGCACTGAGAACAATGCATTGGTTAATTAGTGAGgctgtggtttaaaggagaagttaaaatgtaaaagtgtttGTTTAAGATGGAAGTAATTAAAGCATTGTTGCAActcgtcttcattttttttctgcctttatcCAAAGCAATATTGAAAATGCTTCCTACTTGCCAGTTCCCACAATAGAATCCACAGACAACAAGGCGATTCTTTGTGACAGCCTCCCATTCCGAAACTCAACACTGGTTAAATACTATATAACAAAAGGGAAGCTGTTACCAAGCAGTACAACTGCCAGAGTGCTTTATTCACACATGTTAAATGGGGtaattaacctttaaattaactttcattatgttgtagaatggctaattttaagcaacttttcaattggccttcattttttattttattattttgccttcttGTGGAATCCAGCTTattattggggtcactgaccccccccatctaaaaaaacatgctgtgcaaggctacacatttattgttattgctgttttttttactcatttttctgttcaggccttctcctatttatattccagtctcccattctcattggttgctagggtaagttggatcctagcaaccagattgctgacattgcaatctggagagctgctgaataaaaagcttaactcgaaacccacaaataataaaaaataaaaaacaatagcaaattgtctcagaatatcactctaaacatcatactaaaagttaatttaaggttgatcaacccctttaaggttagcaCAAAACCTTTGTAAATGCTTTTTTAGTTGCTTTGGGCAGTGACCTGGCAACCACAATACAGATTTAATGtaaggctgatttttttttttttcttcttctaacaTTACAATTATTGTGAGTGTGCAAacaaacttttaacttttaaatcctgCCCCAAGCAAATTCTGACCGTCAGACAAGTAAGGTGGTATCAACAGTGTATTTGTGCCatgcagcataaaatatatacagaaaaaagaaCATATGAACCCTTATTAGCCATGTTGTATACTTGCAAATATTTACTGGAGGCTTGTAATATAATACAAGAATCAGGTCAGGAAGCATGCTAGAAAAGTCTTATCAGTGCTGATTTTGGAAGCAAACATCAGATATGCTGAGCACGATTATAACTTTATTCAAGATAATGACAGAGGGATAAAAGCTTAATTTATGCATATCCTTAGCCTTTGGCTTTGGACCCAAATAGGGGTCCCCTTGCTATTTAGGATGGGCCCCATAATCCTCTTTAATAAAGCCatttttccatatacagtaaaataaactaatgtataataaaatagtTATTAAAATGACATGCATACCTGTCTCTAAACCAGTGTTTGGGTTACAAAGTAACCAtcagcttaaaggggtagttgatccttaaattaacttttaaatatataatattcaatATCTTTGACTGACTTTGACCATCTTGGAATTTCAGATGGTGTCTAGTTGCTAGGCtcctgcttttatacaggtcacggaacacCAGGGTgattttaatatcctcatattttacaacaagcaggtacattatatatatatatatatatatatatatatatatatatatatatatatatatatatataattataatagacAAGTTTCCATGAGTAGTGTGAATTACAtcactaaaggtggctatagattTTTCGACCATTTTCATGCAATCcgacaaatccatcaaattatagTGTTTAGCGGGCACTGAgcgaacgatttttcgtccgacatcggtcagaaaatcgatcaggttagaaaatttgtaTTGCCCaaagtgaaatgtatccatttttaGATGATCATTTCAGGTCTACGATAATGAAAATATCTTCTATATAAGGCATTTAAGAATTGTTTGGTATAagaatgaaaactgggtaaatagacaggcccgaatttgtggagaggccaccaaggcccgggcctagggcggcagaattttagggggcgggatgaagcccaaccacacccacattgggtcagaaacactggggattcgcAGGATATACcatagttttttaaacttcccatatgccaatccccattgcttcgttcccaatgatgaaaatttgcaggaataaagggaggggatgggggcgacgaaccacagtgggcctaggggcacccgctgtataaatccggccctgtaaatAGActgctgtttatatagtgaataaagtaccccatcttgtattcctgatattttgcaacagggggtactttatttattataaataatgagtcatgtgacaaagaCGAggtcactaagctccgattataaccaatgacatcactaagcactgtttataaggatataatttacatgatattcatggcttttgtgtattatatagtgaataaagtaccccctcttgtaaaatataaggatattataagtaaccaaggagtttcatgaccatataaaaacacgaggccgaaggccgagtgtttttatacaggtcatggaattccgaggtaacttctaatatcctcatattttgcaactgggggtactttatttattataaatagtgagtcatgtgacaaagaCGAggtcactaagctccgattataaccaatgacatcactaagcactgtttataaggatataatttacatgatattcatggcttttgtgtattatatagtgaataaagtaccccctcttgtaaaatataaggatattataagtaaccaaggagtttcatgaccatataaaaacacgaggccgaaggccgagtgtttttatacaggtcatggaattccgaggtaacttctaatatcctcatattttgcaactgggggtactttattaattataatcacaagtttcagtgagtcatgtgacagaaatgacatcagaactcaccgtttataactgatgacatcagaactcaccgtttataaggatataatttacaggatattcatggcttttgtgtattataaggatataatctgCAGAATAATTTGCAGGATTATTATATAGGAAAATGTACTGTACACAGATATGTGGATGGATCAAAATAAGtacaaatttgtgagttttcttACAAAATTCTTCAACGCACATTTGTTGTGTCTGCAGGCCTCAAAGTTTGGGCGCACAAGCACACCACTTAGACATTGCATGTGACATcaataagcaccaattataacagatgacatcactaaccacCATTTATAAgtattccccataggctaacattgcaccttggtaggttttaggtggcgaagtagggggtcgaagttttttttaaagagacagtacttcgaatggttgaatattcgaatgattttttgtttgaatcgttcggttcgaattgtagtcgaaggtcgaagtagccaaaaaaaatattcgaaattcaaagtttttttattctattccttcactcgagcaaagtaaatgtgccccttaatgtatcaattacagtttacagggttggcgacccccctcccagagctgctttagaaggtgaaaaatgacactttacacttcaatattaaaaaaacagtcacatatagaaaatagaaagtaataggTTAAAGTCTttatgtctgaaaacaactgaactgtgttggaaggtgaacaacccctttaaactccaACAGAGTATTCTGAGAGGTCCAGTTCAACAATAGCTGCAGGGTCATATGTTAGACATGCCCAATATAGATTTTAGATTAAACAGGCCACACATGGTTTATTCATGCTGGCAAAATCAGTTCAGTTCCATGTTCAAATTCAGGTCCTTGTCTGGGTTACTACATAATCCTTTCaataatcaaaatgtaaaaatgaacaaTTGCCATGTGTAGGGAGGGGTCAGCGTTGCCTGTTTTGGGATAGCAGACATATTACTTTGATCTGCGAGGATTAGCTGTGTTGTGAACAGAAGTAAATCATCTGCTGGATTAGCACCCAGTCCTAGCGTGAGAATATGAAAAATTGATCACTTTGATTTTCATTGATTGCTGTGGATGTATCATTTGAAATACCATTATCTTCACTATAGTGCATTCAGGCAAGGGGTCTCTACATATGTGTTCCTGTCAGTCATGTGGGATTTTTATACTTGAAACCGGTCATAAAGTTGTTTCTTTAAACCCACAGAACTGCCGGTTGGTGTATAACAGGCTCAGAGATTGTTATAAATAGCAATTTAAGCAGAGTGGATCCTCAGGAAAACCTGTTTTGGTGCTGGCAGAGGGACATAATGTAGTACTTGCATGCAACATGAGGCCAACCTGAAAATAAAGAGCCAGAGGGTGTGGCAGTTCTACGGAAATATAAGAAAGAAGTAGGCAAAGGCCGGGCTTTTTTGCCATCTGTGACATGTACAAGCACAGATCAAACTTTCAGATCCAAatgcttgtgtttttttcagtgtgtAAAGCATAATCAAACAACACTTTTCAATTGTTATGATACCAGAGAAGTACAAAGGAAAATGGGGCTCCCATCAGTCATGACTAGTCACATGACCACAGAAATGTGACACCTGGGCTGTTACAAAGCACCTTGGCATAACACGAATttggtgtgtgtatttgtgtgtgggtTATTATCTATTTGTGTATTATGTGTTTGGAATTTTCATATCTACACTATaccatgctatttttttttaaataaacctgtTTTCAAGAAGTATCCATTGCGAGTACATCCTTTATGGTTTATTTATGAACACGTGTGGGTAATACAAGCTTCAGAAACATTTCTGTTCCCACAAAGAGTTACTGTATGTTTACTCTGTGTTTCCTTAATTATTTTCTGCAGGTGCCACAGTTTCCCCCCAACAGTGCAAACACCTAGTGGCAATGACTTGTCTCACAATGAAAATGACACTAATGCACTAGTGGATGTGGGTGTTAGTGTGCATGTGATAAGAGTATTGGGGAGTATTGTAAGCTCCATAGTGCAGGAACTTCTGTAGGCTCTTAGTTTGGTGGAGATGTATAAATAGTTGCCAAAACATATGAAATGTAACAACTTTGGATAAGTGTTTAATTTAAGTCTTCAAGATAACCACAACCTGGTTAGGACCAGAAATAATACTTTACAGGTGATGTACAACTTTGCGACAGGAAGCgcaatgaaagcaaacacagcaagATTCATGTACAATAGCCATGTCTAACTTGAGCTTTCTAAACCTTGTAACATAgtgctgtgtatttatacatgtctCATGTGTTTGTTATCAGGAACTGTGAAATCTCATCCCATGTATAGCTACTGGAATGTATATCCTGGTACACATATGCCTAGTCCCTAGTTACTTACTTCCAGTCATGGATACTAGATTTGACCACTTGAGAGCCTATAAACAGCCTAAAAACAAGCACCCTATTTATCTGGAATCTATACTTTGCATAAATGCAATACAATGAATTTTTTTACAAGAGAAGAGGAAATAAGAAgggtaaaaaaaatagacaaacatAAAGTAAACTAAGcatgtacagtatctgtacaGAAATTACGTTGGTCTCTCTGTTCTCCGGAGATACAGAACTGTATGAGGCCAGAGTAGAAGAAGATGTGTTCCCCTGTGAAAGCAGAAGAATGATTATAAACtttaacaaatgtatataaatCGCTTCCCAATGCTGCTATAATGTGTTGCGTATTGTTTTCAGACATGGAAACCCCTATTATGCTGATAGTGTACCATTATAGGAATGCAATACAATAAAGACAAAAGTTCTTTTTCAGTTCATGTAATAAAagactctggggctcatttataaatactgggcaaatttgcccatgggcattaacccatagcaaccaatcagtggctggCTTTTTTCAACAGGCTGCAGGTGGAACAATGAAaggaaacatttgattggttgccacgggttctgcccaggtgcaaatttgcagagTCTTTAAAAGCGAGCCCACTAATTTGTTTGTAATGACAATGAGTTAGTAATGTAATGAGTTAGCTTAGACTGTCATTTAATGGGTGTGACACCAATTCTCCTTTCATGAGACCTGCTCAGTGTGAACATTTTAGACAGGTAAATGTCTTTGGaggtaaaaatgtataatttttaccccccccccctcactccATGTATTATAGGTAACTTAGGGAAAGTGGGGACCTGATGCTCCTGTAAT
The sequence above is a segment of the Xenopus laevis strain J_2021 chromosome 8L, Xenopus_laevis_v10.1, whole genome shotgun sequence genome. Coding sequences within it:
- the alkbh6.L gene encoding alpha-ketoglutarate-dependent dioxygenase alkB homolog 6 isoform X2, which codes for MVQEKLPSWLQKYTDQISSLGVFGDHSANHVLVNEYNAGEGIMPHEDGPMYYPTVTTISLGSHTLLDFYVPINKECQETQNQDKVASTEEQRHMLSLLLEPRSLLVVREELYTSYLHGICPRTSDTLSPMVANLGNSTAHAGDTLQRGTRVSLTIRFVPKVLKTSLLLGKGR